Proteins from one Impatiens glandulifera chromosome 2, dImpGla2.1, whole genome shotgun sequence genomic window:
- the LOC124924716 gene encoding arginine decarboxylase-like, protein MALSFQLVGRLNFGVNNMTLKLGGTNGEDYMFGKFISDLPENICPISIIDAFKATLLLTYLSTGIKSNEPGLVVELGKSKRNGRRSSTTLAAHSRKEDLVSEFPPLVSALKASAEQDVACFHFPGHNRGRAAPSSLSKLIGVGPFLHDLPELPELDNLFAPQGPILEAQQKAAQLFGSSETWFLVGGTTCGIQAAIMSTCSPGETLILPRNSHLSAISAMVLSGALPKYIIPDYDCDWDIAGGITPFQVEKTINELKAEGRRASAVLVISPTYHGICSKLSEISHLCHLNGIPLIVDEAHGAHFGFHDQFPSPAIRQGADVTVQSTHKVLCSLTQSSMLHLSGNLVDRDRISRCLQTLQSSSPSYLLLASLDAARAQLSENPQTIFDEAVEKAVETKRSLSRIAGIAVLDFPSFAKFPSFDPLRLTVGVWKLGLSGYQADEILFRGYGIVPELCGTRSLTMAINLGTSEDHVRRLVSGLEHLSSDHRWIECNEKNADGIAHAPFDDITISLSPREAFFARKRKVSVKECLGKICGELICPYPPGIPVMIPGEVITEKALSYLMQVKNMGADISGAADPSLNHIMVCDSL, encoded by the exons ATGGCACTATCGTTCCAGTTGGTTGGTAGGCTTAACTTTGGGGTGAACAACATGACTCTGAAACTTGGAGGCACAAATGGTGAAGACTACATGTTTGGTAAGTTCATTTCCGATCTACCAGAAAATATCTGCCCAATTTCTATAATTGATGCATTTAAAGCAACACTTTTGCTGACTTATCTATCTACAGGTATAAAAAGTAATGAGCCGGGTCTAGTGGTGGAATTGGGAAAGTCTAAGAGAAATGGCAGGAGGAGTAGTACTACCTTAGCTGCTCATTCCAGGAAAGAAGACCTGGTAAGTGAATTCCCACCCCTAGTTAGTGCATTAAAGGCTTCTGCTGAGCAAGATGTTGCCTGTTTTCATTTCCCCGGGCATAACAGAGGTCGTGCTGCACCATCATCGTTAAGTAAGCTCATTGGCGTTGGACCATTCCTCCATGACTTGCCTGAGCTTCCGGAGCTGGACAATCTCTTTGCTCCACAGGGTCCAATTCTAGAAGCACAGCAAAAGGCAGCCCAATTATTTGGATCATCCGAGACATGGTTTCTGGTAGGGGGTACGACTTGTGGAATACAAGCAGCTATCATGTCGACTTGCTCCCCTGGGGAAACCTTAATTCTTCCAAGGAATTCACATCTATCTGCTATATCTGCAATGGTATTATCAGGCGCATTGCCAAAGTATATAATTCCAGATTATGATTGTGATTGGGACATTGCTGGAGGAATAACTCCATTTCAG GTGGAGAAAACAATCAATGAACTTAAAGCTGAAGGTAGAAGGGCTTCAGCAGTTTTAGTAATTTCTCCAACATACCATGGTATATGCAGCAAATTGAGTGAGATTTCTCATCTTTGCCATTTGAATGGGATCCCATTGATTGTAGACGAGGCTCATGGTGCTCACTTTGGATTTCATGACCAGTTTCCCAGTCCGGCCATCCGCCAAGGTGCTGATGTTACTGTACAATCCACTCACAAGGTTTTGTGTTCACTTACGCAGTCTTCAATGTTGCATTTGTCGGGAAACTTAGTAGATAGAGACAGAATTAGCCGATGCCTTCAGACTCTACAGAGCAGCAGCCCAAGTTATCTTCTTTTAGCATCTTTAGATGCTGCCAGGGCTCAACTTAGTGAAAACCCTCAAACAATTTTCGACGAGGCGGTAGAAAAGGCAGTTGAAACTAAGAGGTCTCTTAGTCGAATTGCGGGTATTGCTGTACTTGACTTCCCTAGTTTTGCCAAATTTCCATCTTTTGATCCCCTGAGGCTTACTGTTGGCGTTTGGAAGCTAGGTCTTTCTGGTTATCAAGCTGATGAGATCTTGTTTAGAGGTTATGGGATCGTTCCAGAGCTATGTGGGACGCGATCCCTTACTATGGCGATCAACTTGGGAACTTCAGAGGATCATGTCAGACGGCTGGTATCAGGATTGGAACATCTCTCATCAGATCATAGGTGGATAGAATGCAATGAAAAGAATGCGGATGGCATTGCTCATGCGCCTTTTGATGACATAACAATCAGTTTGAGTCCAAGAGAGGCGTTTTTCGCTAGGAAGAGGAAAGTGTCCGTCAAAGAATGTTTGGGGAAAATATGCGGAGAGCTTATATGTCCTTATCCACCTGGAATTCCGGTGATGATTCCTGGCGAGGTCATTACAGAGAAAGCATTATCCTATCTTATGCAGGTCAAAAACATGGGTGCTGACATTAGTGGTGCTGCAGACCCTTCTCTCAACCATATCATGGTATGTGATTCCCTGTGa
- the LOC124927169 gene encoding cation transporter HKT8-like, translating to MRNFSLLLLRLNSFVLKLLYFILLSSTGLWILQSLSPRTDHHFRPSKLDIFFTSVSAATVSSMSTVEMEVFSNAQLIVLAIVMFFGGEVFVSMASLYLDKLKKKIMLKRNHEMVETISISNTTHPLEEEKLRQSSTQFLSFIVLGYLLANNILGTIMVLVYIVVIPNARHVLRSKGLNIVTFSAFTTVSTFASCGFVPTNENMIVFRNNSGLLLILMAQALLGNMFYPLGLRFLIWVVGKFFKKKESNYLLTSSANIGFLHLLPTLHSWLLLVTVLGFIIVQFILFCSLEWKSNILAGLSSYQKVVGILFLTVNSRHAGETIVDLSVVSAAMLVLFIVMMYLPPYTSFIPISKSDEQCEEHIIEGKKKRRAIENFIFSQLSYLVMFVILVCITERKKMKEDPLNFNVLSIVFEVISAYGNVGFTMNYSCGRQLKPGGNCKDKWYGFTGKWSNEGKLVIIVVMIFGRIKNFNMNGGKAWKLL from the exons ATGAGGAACTTCTCACTTCTCCTTCTCCGTCTTAACTCCTTCGTCTTGAAGCTTCTTTACTTCATTCTCCTTTCTTCAACGGGACTCTGGATTCTCCAGTCTCTAAGCCCAAGAACTGACCACCATTTTAGGCCCAGCAAACTTGACATCTTCTTCACTTCAGTGTCTGCTGCCACTGTTTCCAGCATGTCCACTGTTGAAATGGAAGTCTTTTCCAATGCCCAACTAATAGTTTTAGCCATTGTGATGTTCTTTGGCGGTGAGGTCTTCGTTTCCATGGCTTCTCTTTACTTGGACAAACTCAAAAAGAAGATTATGCTAAAACGCAACCATGAAATGGTTGAAACCATTTCTATAAGCAACACTACCCATCCTTTAGAAGAAGAGAAGCTGAGACAATCTTCAACCCAGTTCTTGAGTTTCATAGTCTTAGGATACCTTTTAGCAAATAATATCCTAGGAACAATCATGGTCTTGGTATACATAGTCGTTATTCCAAACGCTAGGCATGTCCTAAGAAGTAAGGGTCTAAACATAGTCACCTTTTCCGCGTTCACAACTGTCTCCACTTTTGCAAGCTGTGGATTTGTGCCGACGAATGAAAACATGATTGTTTTTAGAAACAATTCAGGTCTTCTATTAATACTTATGGCTCAAGCCCTTCTAGGGAATATGTTCTATCCTTTGGGTTTGAGATTCTTGATCTGGGTTGTGGGTAAGTTTTTTAAGAAGAAAGAGTCCAATTACTTGTTGACAAGTAGTGCCAACATTGGATTCCTTCATTTACTTCCAACCCTCCATTCATGGCTTCTTCTTGTTACAGTTCTAGGGTTCATCATAGTACAGTTCATACTCTTCTGTTCTTTGGAATGGAAATCTAACATCTTGGCTGGACTCAGTTCGTACCAGAAAGTTGTAGGCATCTTGTTTCTAACTGTTAATTCAAGGCATGCAGGTGAGACTATTGTTGACCTCTCCGTTGTATCAGCTGCTATGTTGGTTCTGTTCATCGTAATGAT GTATCTTCCTCCATATACTTCCTTTATACCCATCAGCAAAAGCGATGAGCAGTGCGAAGAACATATTATTGAAGGCAAAAAGAAGAGGAGAGCAATTGAGAATTTCATTTTCTCACAACTTTCTTATCTAGTCATGTTTGTCATTCTTGTATGCATAACGGAGAGGAAAAAGATGAAGGAGGATCCCCTCAACTTCAATGTCCTCAGTATAGTTTTTGAAGTGATAAG TGCATATGGTAATGTGGGATTCACAATGAACTACAGTTGCGGGCGACAACTGAAGCCTGGCGGAAACTGCAAAGACAAATGGTATGGATTCACAGGAAAATGGAGCAACGAAGGGAAATTAGTTATCATTGTGGTCATGATTTTTGGGAGAATAAAGAATTTCAACATGAATGGAGGCAAAGCATGGAAGCTTTTGTGA
- the LOC124924718 gene encoding auxin-responsive protein SAUR50-like yields MASAVKKVNKISQIVRLKQIMLKWKNLSIKRRTVLSCIDENHHSDDFETDLSGPITPSGSVAVYVGEEHRRFVIPTRFLNLPVFVSLLDQAAEEFGFKSNRGLSLPCEIHFFEKLIDCLENDELTYAGIELEGFLEMFVGTGDDYCNESVNGDKISTRLQKSRA; encoded by the coding sequence ATGGCGTCCGCAGTTAAGAAAGTGAACAAGATCAGTCAAATCGTAAGATTGAAGCAGATAATGCTAAAATGGAAGAATCTCAGCATCAAAAGACGAACAGTTCTCTCATGCATAGATGAAAACCACCATTCCGATGATTTCGAAACCGATTTGTCCGGTCCAATCACTCCTTCCGGTTCCGTCGCCGTCTACGTAGGCGAAGAACACCGCCGATTCGTAATCCCTACTCGATTCCTCAACTTACCTGTCTTCGTCTCTCTCCTCGACCAAGCCGCTGAAGAGTTCGGATTCAAGAGTAACCGAGGTCTGTCATTACCTTGCGAGATCCATTTCTTTGAAAAATTGATCGATTGTCTTGAAAATGATGAACTTACTTATGCTGGAATCGAATTGGAAGGGTTCTTGGAGATGTTTGTTGGAACTGGAGATGATTATTGTAATGAATCGGTAAATGGTGATAAAATTTCTACTCGGCTGCAGAAAAGTAGAGCTTaa